A region of Paramormyrops kingsleyae isolate MSU_618 chromosome 17, PKINGS_0.4, whole genome shotgun sequence DNA encodes the following proteins:
- the LOC140579273 gene encoding testis-expressed protein 12: protein MRRRTKRMKLDRCLLPQMAGKRTTFREQTMDTIRTRIKETMESSIHSENPPSKKNKVTSDVAPTLNIFDGFEALIPGANKEVGMLLSDFAKVMRERSELGASQVRELEDIVKEARGIESHLREKKEQLRRSLAVISDKLQG from the exons GTGCCTTTTGCCTCAAATGGCAGGAAAGAGAACGACGTTCAGAGAGCAAACGATGGATACTATAAGAACCAGAATAAAAGAG ACTATGGAATCATCCATACATTCTGAAAATCCTCCATCAAAGAAGAATAAAGTCACATCTGATGTAGCGCCTACTTTGAACATATTTGATGGTTTTGAAGCTCTCATTCCAG GTGCAAATAAGGAAGTTGGCATGTTGCTGTCAGACTTTGCAAAAGTCATGAG AGAAAGGTCTGAATTGGGTGCCTCTCAGGTAAGGGAATTGGAAGACATTGTAAAAGAGGCCCGAGGCATAGAATCCCATCTGAGGGAGAAGAAGGAGCAGCTGAGGCGTTCTCTGGCTGTTATCTCAGACAAGCTGCAGGGGTAG